One window from the genome of Trichoplusia ni isolate ovarian cell line Hi5 chromosome 13, tn1, whole genome shotgun sequence encodes:
- the LOC113499977 gene encoding uncharacterized protein LOC113499977 → MEPNKSLESNLPQQNLTRSAEGCSSGLRPEDLMLGGHEGANPHVGQRPATDGDLENAIPGPSHSLRVSESTVRKELTRLEIFGLLLEECKKKDLRQRPSDLSRKERIDLINKALAASVANFISKSEIFYQKCNRSMPYLIKKHKQWFDQVFVAGILIPPLPSTSATITSPRTDKFKKLCPRQQQRLKRSLAMNLTAEPQVKVVKAFVDTVSTEYGEPLTNKAVQDLERVIITCLETPSNATTISNTLKHSTQLRPYTPNEALAVLIDRKLSVETYKFLQTDANDRGFPLYPPYYKVQEARKSCYPSEPVEVSESSESSSIKKKSETL, encoded by the exons ATGGAGCCAAACAAATCTCTTGAGTCTAATTTACCTCAGCAGAACCTGACCCGCTCTGCTGAGGGATGTTCTTCCGGGCTCCGACCGGAGGACTTAATGCTAGGAGGGCATGAGGGCGCCAACCCTCATGTTGGTCAGCGACCGGCAACAGATGGTGATTTGGAGAACGCCATACCTGGCCCTTCACACTCTCTGAGAGTATCTGAAAGTACAGTAAGAAAAGAGCTCACCAGATTAGAAATTTTTGGCTTGCTGCTCGAGgagtgtaaaaaaaaagatttaagacAACGACCGTCGGATTTGTCACGAAAAGAAAGGATCGATCTTATTAATAAAGCTCTTG CTGCTTCTGTAGCAAATTTCATTTCTAAATCTgaaattttttatcaaaaatgtaatCGATCCATgccttatttaataaaaaaacataaacaatggTTTGATCAAGTTTTTGTGGCTGGGATTTTAATACCACCATTACCATCGACATCAGCCACAATAACATCACCCAGaacagataaatttaaaaaactatgCCCTAGACAGCAGCAAAGGTTGAAGAGAAGTCTTGCTATGAATCTCACCGCAGAGCCTCAAGTCAAAGTTGTGAAAGCTTTTGTAGATACAGTGAGTACAGAATATGGAGAACCTTTAACAAATAAAGCAGTTCAAGATTTGGAACGAGTAATAATCACCTGCCTTGAGACCCCTAGCAACGCCACTACTATATCAAATACCTTAAAACATTCAACCCAATTACGTCCATATACACCAAATGAAGCTTTAGCGGTACTAATAGACAGAAAATTGTCAGTGGAAACTTACAAATTTTTGCAAACGGACGCAAACGATAGGGGATTTCCACTTTACCCACCGTATTACAAAGTGCAGGAAGCAAGAAAATCTTGTTACCCATCCGAGCCGGTTGAAGTTTCAGAGAGTTCAGAGAGTTCCAGTATCAAAAAGAAATCAGAGACCTTATAA